In a genomic window of Rhododendron vialii isolate Sample 1 chromosome 12a, ASM3025357v1:
- the LOC131310463 gene encoding 2-hydroxy-palmitic acid dioxygenase mpo1-like isoform X1, with translation MAKTGLFNLERHFAFYGAYHSNPINIAIHTLFVWPIFLTAILILYFTPSLFNLPPIEVSLPGNSNLVLILNLGFLGTLLYAVFYVCLDARAGSLAALLCFVCWVVSSYLANLMGFSLAWKVVLAAQLVCWTGQFIGHGVFEKRAPALLDNLSQALLMAPFFVLLEVISEQNFQLFVYFFSCWVTKDRYIATVGFCRLYKPFLVTNHTQGSTLQFKQR, from the exons ATGGCGAAAACTGGGTTGTTTAATCTCGAGCGTCACTTCGCCTTCTACGGCGCTTACCACAGCAACCCGATCAACATAGCCATACACACGCTCTTTGTCTGGCCTATTTTCCTCACAGCTATTCTCATCCTCTACTTCACTCCCTCTCTGTTCAACCTCCCTCCGATCGAGGTTTCCTTACCCGGGAACAGCAACCTTGTTCTGATTCTGAACCTTGGGTTCTTGGGTACCTTGCTCTACGCCGTGTTTTACGTCTGTTTGGATGCGAGAGCTGGTTCTTTGGCTGCTTTGTTGTGTTTCGTTTGTTGGGTCGTTAGCAGTTACCTTGCGAACCTAATGGGGTTTTCACTGGCTTGGAAG GTTGTTCTGGCAGCTCAGCTGGTATGTTGGACAGGGCAATTCATTGGCCATGGGGTATTTGAG AAACGTGCACCAGCGCTCCTCGACAATCTCTCTCAAGCCCTTCTGATGGCTCCCTTCTTTGTTCTGTTGGAGGTCATTagtgaacaaaattttcaattatttgtttattttttctcttgttGGGTAACTAAAGATAGGTATATTGCTACTGTTGGTTTTTGTAGGCTCTACAAACCATTTTTGGTTACGAACCATACCCAGGGTTCCACGTTACAGTTCAAGCAGAGGTAG
- the LOC131310463 gene encoding 2-hydroxy-palmitic acid dioxygenase mpo1-like isoform X2: protein MAKTGLFNLERHFAFYGAYHSNPINIAIHTLFVWPIFLTAILILYFTPSLFNLPPIEVSLPGNSNLVLILNLGFLGTLLYAVFYVCLDARAGSLAALLCFVCWVVSSYLANLMGFSLAWKVVLAAQLVCWTGQFIGHGVFEKRAPALLDNLSQALLMAPFFVLLEALQTIFGYEPYPGFHVTVQAEVEAEINEWKDKKQKLVS, encoded by the exons ATGGCGAAAACTGGGTTGTTTAATCTCGAGCGTCACTTCGCCTTCTACGGCGCTTACCACAGCAACCCGATCAACATAGCCATACACACGCTCTTTGTCTGGCCTATTTTCCTCACAGCTATTCTCATCCTCTACTTCACTCCCTCTCTGTTCAACCTCCCTCCGATCGAGGTTTCCTTACCCGGGAACAGCAACCTTGTTCTGATTCTGAACCTTGGGTTCTTGGGTACCTTGCTCTACGCCGTGTTTTACGTCTGTTTGGATGCGAGAGCTGGTTCTTTGGCTGCTTTGTTGTGTTTCGTTTGTTGGGTCGTTAGCAGTTACCTTGCGAACCTAATGGGGTTTTCACTGGCTTGGAAG GTTGTTCTGGCAGCTCAGCTGGTATGTTGGACAGGGCAATTCATTGGCCATGGGGTATTTGAG AAACGTGCACCAGCGCTCCTCGACAATCTCTCTCAAGCCCTTCTGATGGCTCCCTTCTTTGTTCTGTTGGAG GCTCTACAAACCATTTTTGGTTACGAACCATACCCAGGGTTCCACGTTACAGTTCAAGCAGAGGTAGAAGCTGAAATTAATGAATGGAAAGATAAGAAGCAGAAACTAGTTTCTTAA
- the LOC131310462 gene encoding cytochrome P450 704B1, with translation MVLEWSGTSHGDALGLLNNYSFISHLRLTHFFTTILYKKQCPLKPICTTLLFFHLLSFFPQMEQEIPIPFSTDGYNMGISIIACMLISWVLIHRWNQRNKIGPKTWPLVGAAIEQFMNYNRMHDWILKYLSESETVVVPMPFTTYTYIADPANVEHVLKTNFANYPKGEVYRSYMEVLLGDGIFNVDGELWRKQRKTASFEFASKNLRDFSTLVFRDYSLKLSSILNKASLHSEQIDIQELFMRMTLDSICKVGFGVEIGTLAPHLPDNSFARAFDIANIIVTLRFIDPLWKIKKFLNVGSEAVLDQSIKIVDDFTYSVIWKRKAEIEATGESSKSEKVKHDILSRFIELGKDPENNITDKSLRDIVLNFVIAGRDTTATTLSWAIYMIMSNAHVADKLYSELTTLEEERAKEEKVSLIQYDIEDSETFNQRVTQFAGLLTYDSLGRLSYLHAVVTETLRLYPAVPQDPKGILDDDVLPNGTKVKAGGLVTYVPYSMGRMEYNWGPDAASFNPERWLKEGYFQNASPFKFTAFQAGPRICLGKDSAYLQMKMALAILCRFFKFSLVPGHPVKYRMMTILSMAHGLKVTIDRRF, from the exons ATGGTTCTAGAGTGGTCCGGAACATCACATGGCGATGCTCtcggactattgaataattactcattcATTAGCCACCTACGTCTCACCCACTTCTTCACCACAATACTTTATAAGAAACAATGCCCTCTGAAGCCCATTTGTACTACATTGCTCTTCTttcatcttctttcttttttccctcagATGGAACAAGAAATTCCCATTCCTTTCTCAACAGATGGATACAACATGGGAATCTCAATTATAGCATGCATGTTAATATCATGGGTATTAATCCACAGATGGAATCAGAGAAACAAAATAGGCCCGAAAACGTGGCCGCTCGTCGGGGCAGCGATTGAACAGTTCATGAATTACAATAGGATGCACGACTGGATTCTGAAGTACCTCTCCGAGTCGGAAACTGTGGTGGTGCCGATGCCATTCACCACGTATACTTACATTGCTGATCCTGCTAACGTTGAGCATGTCCTGAAGACCAACTTCGCGAATTACCCAAAG GGTGAAGTATATCGCTCCTACATGGAGGTGTTGCTGGGAGATGGTATTTTCAATGTAGATGGTGAGCTATGGAGGAAACAAAGGAAGACGGCAAGCTTCGAGTTTGCATCCAAAAACCTGAGGGATTTCAGCACTCTAGTATTCAGAGATTATAGCCTTAAGCTCTCTTCTATTCTAAACAAAGCATCTCTCCACAGCGAACAAATAGACATTCAG GAGTTGTTCATGAGGATGACTTTGGACTCCATATGCAAGGTGGGATTTGGTGTAGAAATAGGGACATTGGCCCCCCATCTACCAGACAACTCCTTTGCTCGGGCATTTGATATTGCAAATATTATTGTAACTCTTCGGTTCATTGACCCATTgtggaaaataaagaaatttctTAACGTGGGTTCGGAAGCAGTGCTTGACCAGAGCATCAAAATCGTCGATGATTTCACTTACTCGGTTATTTGGAAAAGGAAGGCAGAGATAGAAGCAACTGGAGAGTCGAGCAAAAGCGAAAAG GTTAAGCATGATATATTATCAAGATTTATTGAGCTAGGGAAAGACCCAGAAAACAACATAACCGATAAAAGCCTCAGAGATATTGTCCTGAATTTTGTAATTGCTGGCCGCGACACGACAGCCACAACTCTCTCTTGGGCCATATACATGATAATGAGCAACGCCCATGTAGCAGACAAGCTGTACTCAGAGCTCACAACATTAGAGGAAGAAAGGGCGAAAGAGGAAAAGGTCTCGTTGATTCAGTATGACATAGAGGATTCTGAAACATTCAATCAAAGAGTAACACAATTTGCTGGACTGCTAACATATGACTCGTTGGGAAGACTATCCTATTTACATGCAGTGGTCACAGAGACACTCCGATTGTACCCGGCAGTCCCTCAG GATCCGAAAGGCATCTTGGACGATGATGTTTTACCTAATGGAACCAAAGTTAAGGCAGGAGGATTGGTGACTTATGTTCCATATTCAATGGGAAGAATGGAGTACAACTGGGGTCCCGATGCAGCTTCATTTAACCCTGAGAGATGGCTCAAAGAGGGATATTTCCAGAATGCATCTCCATTCAAGTTCACTGCCTTCCAG GCAGGGCCAAGGATATGCCTAGGGAAGGACTCAGCATATCTCCAAATGAAGATGGCTCTGGCTATTTTGTGTAGGTTTTTCAAATTCAGCTTAGTGCCAGGGCATCCAGTGAAGTACCGCATGATGACAATTCTGTCAATGGCACATGGATTGAAGGTTACTATTGACAGGCGTTTCTAA
- the LOC131310464 gene encoding NAC domain-containing protein 1, whose product MVGKNSSDLPPGFRFHPTDEELIMYYLRNQTTSRPCPVSIIPEIDIYKFDPWELPEKAGFGENEWYFFSPRDRKYPNGARPNRAAVSGYWKATGTDKSIHSGSKYVGVKKALVFYKGKPPKGIKTDWIMHEYRIMSDSTRQISRQNGSMRLDDWVLCRIYKKKSMGRTEEQRVEESCAQTEPTNDATVDSQTLKIPRNFSLSRLWELDCLGSLPQLLNDNSYNSSAYDNYQNIAGVSENGPGAIQKFQFGEVPFHYMDSVKFEANHNEQPIFVNPVFQFE is encoded by the exons ATGGTAGGGAAAAACAGCTCAGACCTCCCTCCTGGTTTTAGGTTTCACCCAACTGATGAGGAGCTAATCATGTATTACCTCAGAAACCAGACCACTTCTAGGCCATGCCCTGTTTCAATCATCCCAGAAATTGATATCTACAAGTTTGATCCCTGGGAATTGCCGG AGAAGGCAGGATTCGGGGAAAACGAATGGTACTTCTTCAGCCCACGAGACCGGAAGTACCCGAACGGGGCCCGGCCCAATAGGGCGGCGGTATCGGGTTATTGGAAGGCCACCGGAACAGACAAGTCCATTCACAGTGGATCCAAGTATGTGGGGGTGAAGAAGGCTCTTGTGTTTTACAAGGGGAAGCCACCGAAGGGTATTAAGACAGATTGGATTATGCATGAGTATCGGATAATGAGTGATTCAACTAGGCAAATTAGCAGGCAAAATGGGTCAATGAGG TTGGATGATTGGGTCCTATGTAGGATctacaaaaagaaaagcatGGGAAGAACAGAGGAGCAAAGAGTCGAAGAATCATGTGCCCAAACAGAGCCTACAAATGATGCAACAGTTGACTCACAAACACTAAAAATTCCGAGGAATTTCTCACTCTCTCGCCTATGGGAATTGGATTGCTTGGGCTCACTTCCTCAGCTGTTGAACGACAATTCTTACAACTCATCAGCGTACGACAATTACCAGAACATCGCGGGCGTCTCCGAAAACGGCCCCGGCGCGATCCAGAAATTCCAGTTTGGTGAAGTGCCGTTCCATTACATGGATTCAGTGAAGTTCGAAGCTAACCACAACGAACAGCCCATTTTTGTGAATCCAGTGTTCCAATTCGAATGA